The following are from one region of the Fusarium keratoplasticum isolate Fu6.1 chromosome 4, whole genome shotgun sequence genome:
- a CDS encoding SGNH-hydro domain-containing protein, with protein MASKKPWSAFALAMVLMANLLPLAAALPNLRIMPLGDSITKGSGSSGIVGYRGPLRRKLLSQGKDDGITVDMIGSLTDGNMPDNNHEGHSGRYLDEINTYWKLSIKARPNLVLIHAGTNNMDKNRDLDIALDIYRNMIDGIFTEAPEVTILIAPIIWANKPAMQVNTDHFNPQLEALIKLRQQQGKRILPVPIDIGPGDLWDEKHPNDQGYEKMANAWLKAILEADSRGYLKKPVAMTDDDAPNTGIGNSADGGSEIGGSHGKIWEKKGTIFEGFRTWETVGTIAAAAENGSRDKLILADLNGDGISDYVLADNDGTVRAWINSGKPNSWTSLGKVNPSWSSIKGDMVRMADVDNDGKADLIVLYSDGAAKVWKNIDNGKKFEALDSKWATGLASSEKVHFEDIDGDGYADYVIVYSGGGVRWARNTHNNGKDSSKKNWENDEAIAPGPAGMPDNRARIRDIDGDGKSDYLVVYDGGAVKAWRNTIGDGGTDNNWADLGTIAPGVSGVTGNMIRFADMDGDGLPDFLAVADDGSIRMWKNLGIAGTKGASLRFADLTGDGKDDIISVDAKGRARAWTNKGVDKWESMGEIAPGLDEDLSSARIEFADVNGDKKADYLVIYGGGAVKAYLNNGNLPNPGNSRIWQNPITLSPGVGEPGSKVRFADLNGDGFDDFLILYDGGAVKCWLNNKNVPPKGGERIWGEGQIVATGVGEPGSKIRFADLTGDGKADYIVQYDGGAAKAYRNLGKIGTSQSGRKWSLIGTVATGVSPQGPVYYADINGDKKADYLVAFDGGAVNAYINSYDWIPDEGEDDGKDDDDEDDNDNDTNKCTPAPKTYSKKQIDRVGEYMDWEKMEWTNSAIVGVQYVTIVNLTPHKFIYDVDGSNSYQMTNWDFADIPQGKARQNAVEYSSTAGNKVDSKGEAYYSIDGTRDKFVVRVTNHEFALYPKRIVFDLNDMGAGSREYNCPQVETPVTLVITGSADYEHGYITSLVHGGAGWMQSIKDVIKDRRLNEIVIPGTHDAGMTRISNGLLSLGSADNTQTQNLNIKGQLEAGSRWFDLRIASVHKPGNDNYDFWAIHVNKELGNPAIGAAGEKLSEVIDEINEFTSKNPGEVIILQTRALMGLYQSPRGPILWDDGLKEDFFDKLRRINNRCPNLNHENSFETYKMGTLMGQNKGKGCVLIFLNTGNLEEKIEEKDRISEKDGIYNKDSMKLTDAWPNKKNTEDMAEWAVTEWKKEKTDMYIGQWVVTANYAPGGETRSILQTSVLATNPALYWRGVNEMSPTAFPNVLLVDYIGNVLLNVNEPDWDDLSAEMQVLAIGLNLYMISENCKINSQRPPLLPRDSKSSRLASGRGKAKSWNGVVFANGTRFDQPISGRRLGCSKTLLKGTVFENGTVLDRDVPNPRCQPVKAQAPNATLPSFTPTPRAIRRRKRASLSVTA; from the exons ATGGCGTCTAAGAAGCCATGGAGCGCCTTCGCCCTGGCGATGGTGCTCATGGCCAACTTGTTACCACTGGCAGCAGCGCTCCCGAATCTCCGTATCATGCCCCTTGGAGATTCCATCACTAAAGGGAGTGGCTCCAGTGGTATCGTTGGTTACCGAGGCCCCCTCCGTCGCAAACTCCTGAGCCAAGGCAAGGACGATGGAATTACCGTCGACATGATTGGCAGTCTTACAGACGGCAATATGCCTGACAACAACCACGAGGGCCATAGTGGAAGGTACCTAGACGAGATCAACACGTACTGGAAACTATCCATCAAAGCCCGCCCCAACTTAGTTCTTATCCATGCCGGCACAAACAACATGGATAAGAACCGTGACCTTGATATTGCCCTCGATATCTACCGGAATATGATCGACGGCATATTTACCGAAGCCCCCGAGGTCACCATCCTTATTGCCCCTATCATCTGGGCCAATAAGCCGGCCATGCAAGTCAACACCGACCACTTTAACCCGCAACTCGAGGCCCTGATCAAGTTgaggcagcagcaaggaaaGCGCATCCTTCCTGTGCCCATTGACATCGGCCCTGGTGACCTCTGGGATGAGAAGCACCCCAACGACCAGGGCTacgagaagatggccaatgCTTGGCTCAAGGCTATCCTGGAAGCCGACTCTCGCGGATATCTGAAAAAGCCCGTCGCCAtgaccgacgacgacgccccGAACACGGGTATCGGAAACTCGGCCGACGGCGGCTCCGAAATCGGCGGCTCTCACGGCAAGAtctgggagaagaagggcactATCTTTGAGGGTTTCCGCACCTGGGAAACCGTCGGCACCATCGCGGCTGCGGCCGAGAACGGCAGCCGTGACAAGCTGATTCTGGCTGACCTCAACGGCGATGGCATCTCTGACTACGTCCTTGCCGATAACGACGGCACGGTTCGGGCCTGGATCAACAGCGGCAAGCCCAACTCCTGGACGAGCCTCGGAAAGGTTAACCCGAGCTGGAGCTCTATCAAGGGTGATATGGTCCGGATGGCCGATGTCGATAATGACGGCAAGGCAGACCTGATTGTTCTGTACTCGGACGGCGCAGCAAAGGTCTGGAAGAATATAGACAACGGCAAGAAGTTTGAAGCCCTTGACTCCAAGTGGGCTACAGGTCTGGCGTCGTCAGAAAAGGTTCATTTTGAGGATATCGATGGTGACGGATATGCCGACTACGTCATCGTTTACAGCGGTGGCGGCGTCAGATGGGCGCGCAACACGCACAACAACGGCAAAGATAGCAGCAAGAAGAACTGGGAGAATGACGAAGCTATCGCCCCTGGCCCCGCTGGCATGCCAGATAACAGGGCCAGAATTCGCGATAtcgacggcgatggcaagTCTG ACTACCTGGTTGTCTATGATGGCGGTGCCGTCAAGGCCTGGCGCAATACCATTGGAGACGGTGGCACTGATAACAACTGGGCCGACCTGGGTACCATTGCGCCCGGCGTGTCGGGCGTTACTGGAAACATGATCCGTTTTGCGGACATGGACGGCGACGGCTTGCCCGACTTCCTCGCGGTTGCTGATGACGGAAGCATCCGTATGTGGAAGAACTTGGGCATCGCTGGCACTAAGGGCGCCAGCCTCCGGTTTGCCGATCTGACtggcgatggcaaggatgaCATTATCTCTGTCGATGCCAAGGGCCGGGCTCGCGCTTGGACTAACAAGGGCGTGGATAAGTGGGAGTCGATGGGTGAGATCGCGCCTGGCCTCGATGAGGACCTTTCGTCGGCACGCATCGAGTTTGCCGATGTCAACGGTGACAAGAAGGCTGACTACCTTGTCATCTACGGCGGAGGGGCAGTCAAGGCCTACCTGAATAATGGTAACCTCCCCAACCCCGGGAACAGTCGCATCTGGCAGAATCCCATTACCCTCTCGCCTGGCGTTGGAGAACCTGGTAGCAAGGTACGCTTTGCAGACCTCAATGGAGATGGCTTTGACgacttcctcatcctctACGACGGCGGAGCGGTCAAGTGCTggctcaacaacaagaacgTGCCGCCTAAGGGTGGCGAGCGCATCTGGGGGGAAGGCCAGATCGTGGCAACAGGCGTCGGCGAGCCAGGTAGCAAGATCAGGTTCGCCGATCTCACAGGCGACGGTAAGGCCGACTACATCGTCCAGTACGATGGAGGCGCCGCAAAGGCCTACCGCAACCTGGGTAAAATCGGTACCAGTCAAAGTGGGCGGAAATGGAGCCTCATTGGTACGGTTGCTACCGGAGTTAGCCCCCAGGGACCTGTCTACTACGCCGACATCAACGGAGACAAGAAGGCCGACTACCTCGTTGCTTTTGACGGCGGCGCTGTCAACGCATATATCAACTCATACGACTGGATCCCAGATGAAGGGGAAGACGATggcaaggacgacgatgacgaggatgataATGACAATGACACCAACAAATGTACCCCAGCCCCCAAGACATACAGTAAGAAGCAGATTGATCGCGTGGGCGAGTACATGGATTGGGAAAAAATGGAGTGGACAAATTCGGCCATCGTGGGCGTGCAATAcgtcaccatcgtcaacctcaCTCCACACAAGTTCATTTACGACGTCGACGGCTCCAACTCTTACCAGATGACCAACTGGGACTTTGCCGACATCCCTCAGGGCAAGGCGCGGCAGAACGCCGTGGAATACTCGTCCACGGCGGGGAACAAGGTGGACAGCAAGGGAGAGGCCTATTACAGCATTGACGGTACACGCGACAAGTTCGTGGTACGCGTCACCAACCACGAGTTCGCACTCTACCCCAAACGGATTGTTTTCGACCTGAACGACATGGGAGCTGGTTCAAGAGAGTATAACTGCCCCCAGGTGGAAACACCTGTCACTCTTGTCATTACGGGCAGCGCCGACTACGAGCATGGGTACATTACATCACTAGTACACGGTGGAGCAGGCTGGATGCAGAGCATCAAGGACGTTATCAAGGACCGCCGCCTGAATGAGATTGTAATTCCAGGAACTCACGATGCCGGCATGACCAGGATCAGCAACGGCCTGCTATCTCTTGGCTCGGCGGACAACACACAAACCCAAAACCTCAATATCAAAGGCCAGCTAGAGGCCGGATCGCGTTGGTTCGATCTCCGAATTGCCTCGGTACACAAGCCAGGCAATGACAACTACGACTTCTGGGCCATTCACGTGAACAAGGAGCTTGGCAACCCGGCGATAGGAGCAGCAGGCGAGAAGTTGAGCGAGGTCATAGACGAGATCAACGAATTCACCAGCAAGAACCCCGGCGAAGTTATCATCCTCCAGACCCGGGCACTGATGGGTCTTTACCAATCCCCAAGAGGCCCTATCCTCTGGGATGACGGCCTGAAGGAGGACTTTTTCGACAAGCTCAGACGGATCAATAACCGTTGCCCGAACCTGAATCACGAAAACAGCTTTGAGACTTACAAGATGGGCACTTTGATGGGCCAGAACAAAGGCAAGGGATGCGTCCTCATCTTTCTGAACACGGGGAATCTCGAGGAAAAGATTGAAGAGAAAGACCGCATTTCAGAGAAGGACGGTATCTACAACAAGGATTCCATGAAGTTGACTGATGCATGGCCGAACAAGAAAAACACTGAAGATATGGCCGAGTGGGCGGTGACCGAGtggaagaaagaaaagaccGACATGTACATTGGCCAGTGGGTGGTCACAGCCAACTATGCTCCTGGCGGTGAGACGCGCTCCATTTTGCAGACCTCTGTCCTTGCCACAAACCCGGCACTGTACTGGCGCGGCGTCAACGAGATGTCGCCCACAGCCTTTCCCAACGTGCTGCTGGTCGACTACATCGGCAACGTGCTCCTCAACGTGAATGAGCCAGATTGGGATGACCTCAGCGCTGAGATGCAGGTCCTCGCAATCGGGCTCAACCTGTACATGATCAGCGAGAACTGCAAGATCAACTCGCAGCGACCGCCGCTTCTCCCCAGAGACTCCAAGTCTTCGAGGCTTGCTAGTGGTCggggcaaggccaagtcgTGGAACGgcgtcgtctttgccaacgGTACCAGGTTTGACCAGCCAATCTCTGGACGACGTCTTGGGTGCTCCAAGACTCTCCTCAAGGGCACTGTGTTCGAGAATGGAACAGTACTGGATCGGGATGTGCCGAACCCGAGATGCCAGCCGGTGAAGGCACAGGCACCTAATGCTACTTTGCCAAGCTTCACTCCAACTCCAAGGGCAATCCGACGGCGAAAGAGAGCTTCTCTGTCTGTCACGGCTTGA
- a CDS encoding AAA domain-containing protein, translating into MRMPPTFMMPGAPRGFLNANDGESDDGLGDIDSKVQVGMTAETRDLYRKDSDDPWREWAPEDIGVNANSAAAAAKFALIIRRQKHRDDNGELALALYSITVQSPLIKKQLGSVFDGYKGINTNLRKLDFKAPFHEFFYRWEEFVQAMPAEAEENEVSRSHYKLLFDTVSKEMTPHIEQVTDLVKNNVISFQYVWALFEPGIEVYTRVDGHDRILVLIHGEYQKTDCGIIYNLSCRYVDTDGERFGYRNMDIVIQPFGNLKPILELDVVPSRLQPNIETIRERLVERGQRFVALKGVHHRSYTGVYERANPPAGHPKKQHVVEERIVIDGSMFSKYVDEHQGRMPPLIPLDESPHGANSDIEKSLDPQIRDKMGSRLPQPPQYRMRQVTPGRAGRFAPPMAIPIMVTESRPVAPEDENLPDKYYHLCTHVVRGFCLKAKDWGYLDINLIQDIVWSNTAFDQLVLPHDYKRIIRAFVHAQISGLDNFDDVIKGKGRGIIMLLSGEPGTGKTLTSESVAETMHKPLYGMSAGELGDDAGEVEENLNRVLELSTKWRAVLLVDECDVFLERRSSSDLQRNKLVAIFLRLLEYYQGVMFLTTNRVSSFDPAFESRIHLTIHYPKLDLNSRLHVWNTFVKIETGGVSEAELGELAKEELNGRQIKNVVKTARLLASEEGVPLCSGHINTVLRIKRGNIKMD; encoded by the exons ATGAGAATGCCCCCCACCTTTATGATGCCGGGCGCCCCAAGGGGATTCCTGAACGCAAACGACGGCGAAAgcgatgatggccttggagaCATCGACAGCAAAGTCCAAGTGGGCATGACCGCCGAGACAAGAGATCTCTATAGAAAAGACAGCGATGATCCCTGGCGAGAATGGGCCCCCGAAGACATTGGCGTCAACGCCAACTCAGCCGCCGCAGCTGCCAAGTttgccctcatcatccgCCGCCAGAAGCACCGCGATGACAACGGAGAGCTCGCCCTCGCTCTGTACTCCATCACAGTACAGAGTCCACTGATCAAGAAGCAGTTGGGCTCCGTCTTTGATGGGTACAAGGGCATCAACACAAACTTGAGGAAGCTCGACTTCAAGGCTCCCTTTCACGAATTCTTTTACCGATGGGAAGAGTTTGTGCAGGCCATGccagccgaggccgaggagaacgaGGTTTCGAGGAGTCACTACAAACTTCTTTTCGACACCGTCTCCAAGGAGATGACGCCTCACATCGAGCAGGTCACTGACCTGGTCAAGAATAATGTCATCTCTTTTCAGTATGTCTGGGCTCTCTTTGAGCCTGGCATCGAGGTCTACACCAGAGTCGATGGCCACGACCGCATCCTTGTCCTCATCCATGGCGAGTATCAAAAGACCGACTGCGGCATCATCTACAACCTCTCGTGTCGCTACGTCGACACTGACGGAGAGCGCTTTGGATACAGGAACATGGACATCGTCATCCAACCGTTCGGGAACTTGAAGCCTATCCTGGAGCTCGACGTTGTCCCCAGCCGTCTGCAGCCCAACATTGAGACCATCCGGGAGCGGCTGGTAGAACGAGGCCAACGCTTCGTGGCGCTGAAGGGAGTTCACCACAGATCATACACTGGTGTCTATGAGCGAGCGAACCCCCCCGCTGGACATCCAAAAAAGCAACAT GTGGTTGAGGAAAGAATCGTCATCGACGGCAGCATGTTCTCCAAGTACGTCGATGAGCACCAAGGACGAATGCCACCTCTTATCCCCCTCGACGAGTCGCCACACGGGGCCAATTCGGACATTGAGAAGAGCCTGGACCCTCAAATCCGTGATAAAATGGGTTCCCGGCTACCTCAACCGCCTCAGTATCGGATGAGACAGGTCACCCCCGGTAGAGCGGGACGATTCGCTCCTCCCATGGCTATCCCAATCATGGTCACGGAATCGAGGCCAGTGGCGCCGGAGGACGAGAATCTCCCTGACAAGTACTACCATCTGTGTACACACGTTGTCAGGGGGTTCTGCCTCAAGGCAAAGGACTGGG GATatctcgacatcaacctcatccagGACATTGTCTGGAGCAACACTGCGTTTGATCAGCTTGTTCTGCCGCACGACTATAAACGCATCATCCGGGCATTCGTCCATGCTCAGATCTCTGGACTGGATAATTTTGACGACGTGATCAAGGGAAAGG GACGGGGCATCATCATGCTCCTGAGTGGAGAGCCAGGAACTGGCAAGACCCTCACATCAGAGTCAG TCGCCGAAACCATGCACAAACCCCTATACGGCATGAGCGCTGGCGAACTCGGCGACGATGCCGGCGAAGTCGAGGAGAATCTAAACCGCGTCCTCGAACTGTCGACAAAATGGCGAGCCGTCCTCCTCGTAGACGAATGCGACGTGTTCCTCGAGCGCCGCTCATCATCTGACCTGCAGCGCAACAAGCTagtcgccatcttccttcGTCTGCTCGAGTACTACCAGGGAGTCATGTTCCTCACAACCAACCGAGTCTCATCTTTCGACCCCGCCTTTGAGTCCCGTATTCATTTGACAATTCACTACCCGAAGCTGGACCTCAATAGCAGACTGCACGTGTGGAACACCTTTGTGAAGATCGAGACCGGTGGCGTCTCGGAAGCCGAGCTTGGGGAActcgccaaggaggagctcaacggGCGACAGATCAAGAACGTGGTCAAGACGGCGAGGCTGTTGGCGTCTGAAGAAGGGGTACCGCTTTGCTCGGGTCATATCAACACGGTGTTGCGCATCAAGAGGGGGAATATCAAGATGGACTAG
- a CDS encoding HET domain-containing protein yields MFKIIESLASKGEKELADSILNSTSNRYWKSRSDLDDMIESVGEFLPGLQVENRAGMFALYPTPDGGYHQSWIIDRVMEQGGLWSWAPVSNTPRSDLTAEPSEQESYKELEKRFENHKHSKMIIISSMLLRMGEEAAKQVMSENPGMKNSPMKHSAAGSIMALYMTRVGTQGPKMDCGRATFDADTTIMTFRNLNETWRDVAFQTYAQDHQDDVRFPVTYLISATEWKRDIIIEVPKKIGVKAYRHSVLKFSINLRFQYPVYDDEYISVRPRVSKYKIGESREQAQEGEASRGDASVECGDS; encoded by the exons ATGTTCAAGATTATCGAATCGTTGGCCTCGAAGGGCGAAAAGGAACTGGCGGATTCGATCCTGAACTCAACCTCGAACCGGTACTGGAAAAGCCGCAGCGACTTGGACGACATGATTGAGTCCGTCGGCGAGTTTCTGCCAGGTCTGCAAGTTGAGAACCGAGCGGGAATGTTTGCCCTATATCCTACTCCTGATGGAGGGTATCATCAATCTTGGATCATCGATAGGGTTATGGAGCAAGGGGGTTTGTGGTCGTGGGCCCCAGTCAGCAACACGCCCAGATCGGACCTGACAGCAGAGCCATCAGAGCAAGAATCCTACAAGGAGCTCGAAAAACGCTTTGAAAATCACAAGCATAGTAAAATGATTATCATTAGCTCTATGCTCTTGAGAATGGGAGAAGAGGCTGCGAAACAAGTCATGTCTGAGAATCCCGGCATGAAGAACAGTCCCATGAAACACTCGGCGGCTGGAAGCATCATGGCTCTGTACATGACCAGGGTTGGAACTCAGGGTCCAAAAATGGATTGTGGACGGGCAACCTTTGACGCGGAT ACCACCATCATGACATTCAGAAACCTCAACGAAACCTGGCGAGACGTCGCCTTCCAAACATACgcccaagaccaccaagacGACGTCCGCTTCCCCGTCACCTATCTCATATCTGCTACTGAGTGGAAGAGAGACATCATTATCGAGGTTCCCAAGAAGATCGGGGTCAAGGCCTATCGCCACTCCGTACTCAAGTTTTCCATCAACCTGCGTTTCCAATATCCTGTCTACGATGACGAGTATATATCGGTTCGGCCGCGTGTGAGTAAATACAAGATTGGCGAGTCTCGGGAGCAGGCGCAGGAAGGGGAGGCTAGTCGGGGTGATGCAAGTGTTGAATGTGGTGATTCTTGA
- a CDS encoding MRH domain-containing protein — MLLRSLPFLLSIASAVSAEPDELPSTTTHAPACTATSHTGSGGFYDLRPDMAVVADDNTKKSAVTKDYFSKGYDYGRNFTLNICGAVVDPVHDVVGVDAGLWQNVSAYYMSRGEIISIGSQSMDLQSRGRKLVLQYTGGSPCGEDAEPTNVFGRRSELSYNDEDATYTPVPEASQEPKPIDTRRRKSTTISFHCDRDPGSTSASVSFVGTDPEECAYFFEVRSSHACAHAEPHKPGSVGPGSIFGLIVLIAVLVYFLGGIFYNRTVAHARGWRQLPNYSLWAGIWSFICDLFLRLLTACIRRIAPRRGYSRVSSSPSRRDRNNEAENRLIDQLDEEWED; from the exons ATGCTCCTCCGATCATTGCcgttcctcctctccatAGCCTCGGCCGTCAGCGCAGAGCCGGACGAGCTGCCGTCTACCACAACCCACGCCCCAGCATGTACGGCTACGTCGCATACCGGTAGTGGCGGCTTCTACGACCTGCGGCCGGACATGGCGGTGGtggccgacgacaacacaAAGAAGTCGGCCGTCACCAAGGATTACTTCTCCAAGGGGTATGACTATGGCAGGAACTTTACGCTCAACATCTGCGGCGCCGTTGTCGATCCCGTGCACGATGTCGTGGGTGTAGATGCTGGTTTGTGGCAGAACGTAAGCGCATACTACATGTCGCGCGGAGAGATTATTTCTATAGG TTCCCAATCGATGGATTTGCAGAGCCGAGGTCGCAAGCTGGTTCTGCAATACACCGGTGGCTCTCCCTGTGGTGAGGATGCCGAACCGACAAACGTATTCGGACGACGGAGCGAACTCAGCTACAACGATGAGGATGCGACTTACACCCCCGTACCCGAGGCCTCTCAGGAGCCCAAGCCGATAGACACTCGAAGGCGCAAGTCAACCACCATCTCGTTCCACTGCGACAGAGACCCGGGCAGCACCTCTGCCAGCGTCTCTTTTGTCGGAACCGACCCTGAAGAGTGCGCCTACTTCTTCGAGGTGCGGTCCTCGCACGCCTGCGCCCACGCCGAGCCGCACAAGCCTGGTAGTGTAGGCCCCGGCAGCATCTTTGGGCTGATTGTGCTCATCGCCGTGCTCGTCTACTTCCTTGGCGGCATCTTTTACAACCGAACCGTGGCCCACGCCCGCGGCTGGCGCCAACTTCCCAACTACAGCCTCTGGGCCGGCATCTGGAGCTTCATCTGC GATCTGTTTCTCCGCCTCCTTACGGCCTGCATCCGCCGCATCGCTCCTCGGCGTGGTTACAGCAGAGTGAGCTCGAGTCCCAGCCGAAGGGATCGCAACAATGAGGCTGAGAACCGGCTGATTGACCAGCTGGACGAAGAGTGGGAGGATTGA
- a CDS encoding Delta(14)-sterol reductase, with amino-acid sequence MAPRSSKAASEEQHGYEFFGPPGAFAISFLLPVLVYVFNFVCNDISGCPAPSLLSPKTLSLDKLKQEVGWPQDGFAGLVSWEASAATAGYILLSLILYRVLPAHEVEGTELRSGGRLKYRLNTLYSSSFTLAILAAGTAAQGAEFPVWTFISDNFIQILTANTIFSYAVATFVYVRSFSVKPGNKENRELAAGGHTGNMLYDWFIGRELNPRVVIPLIGEVDLKEWLELRPGMMGWIIFNCSWCAQQYRNYGYVTDSSICITLVQAVYVFDSWWNEPAILTTMDITTDGFGMMLAFGDIVWVPFVYSLQTRYLAVHPVSLGPVGLAVMLSLIGLGFYIFRSANSEKNNFRTNPNDPKVSQLKYIQTKKGSKLLISGWWGVARHINYLGDWIQSWPYCLPTGLAGYQILSAGAQAEGAFVMRDGREVVQGEAKGWGMLITYFYILYFAILLIHRERRDDDKCHRKYGEDWEKYRKIVRYRIIPGIY; translated from the exons ATGGCCCCCAGGTCTAGCAAGGCTGCCTCTGAGGAGCAGCATGGCTACGAGTTCTTTGGACC TCCCGGCGCATTCGCCatctccttcctcctccccgtcCTCGTATACGTCTTCAACTTTGTCTGCAACGACATCTCGGGTTGCCCCGCGCCGTCTCTGCTGAGTCCCAAGACCCTCTcgctcgacaagctcaaacAGGAGGTTGGATGGCCACAGGATGGCTTCGCTGGACTTGTTAGCTGGGAGGCTTCTGCTGCTACGGCTGGCTACATCCTGCTGTCTTTGATCCTATACCGCGTGCTTCCCGCTCATGAGGTGGAGGGCACTGAGCTGCGCTCTGGGGGTCGTCTCAAGTATAGACTCAACA CTCTGTACAGCAGCTCGTTCACCCTTGCTATTCTCGCCGCCGGAACCGCAGCCCAGGGCGCCGAGTTCCCCGTCTGGACGTTCATCTCGGACAACTTCATCCAGATCCTGAccgccaacaccatcttctcGTACGCCGTGGCCACCTTTGTCTACGTCCGGAGCTTCAGCGTCAAGCCGGGAAACAAGGAGAACCGCGAGCTCGCCGCGGGAGGGCACACGGGCAACATGCTGTACGACTGGTTCATTGGCCGCGAGCTGAACCCCCGGGTTGTCATCCCCCTGATTGGCGAGGTCGACCTCAAGGAGTGGCTGGAGCTCCGACCTGGCATGATGGGTTGGATCATCTTCAACTGCTCCTGGTGTGCGCAGCAGTACCGCAACTACGGCTACGTTACCGACAGCTCCATCTGCATCACTCTGGTCCAGGCCGTCTACGTCTTTGACTCTTGGTGGAACGAGCCAGCCATCCTGACCACCATGGACATCACAACTGACGGTTTCGGAATGATGCTTGCCTTTGGTGACATTGTCTGGGTGCCCTTCGTCTACTCCCTGCAGACCCGGTACCTGGCTGTGCACCCTGTCTCACTCGGCCCTGTTGGTCTTGCCGTGATGCTGTCCCTCATTGGTCTTGGCTTCTACATCTTCCGCTCTGCCAACAGCGAGAAGAACAACTTCCGAACCAACCCCAACGATCCCAAGGTGTCTCAGCTCAAGTACATCCAGACCAAGAAGGGTAGCAAGCTTCTCATTTCTGGCTGGTGGGGAGTTGCCCGACACATCAACTACCTCGGCGACTGGATCCAGTCTTGGCCCTACTGCCTGCCCACTGGTCTCGCCGGCTACCAGATCCTGAGCGCCGGTGCCCAAGCCGAGGGGGCGTTCGTGATGCGGGATGGCCGAGAGGTTGTCCAGGGGGAGGCCAAGGGATGGGGCATGCTCATCACCTACTTTTACATCCTGTACTttgccatcctcctcatccaccgCGAGCGCCGTGACGACGACAAGTGTCACCGCAAGTACGGCGAGGACTGGGAAAAGTACCGCAAGATTGTCCGCTACCGGATCATCCCCGGAATCTACTGA